The following coding sequences lie in one Vibrio sp. ED004 genomic window:
- a CDS encoding extracellular solute-binding protein translates to MNKLILAGVLSATAAMPAFATTQVTWWHAMGGQLGETVNKIATDFNASQDDYEITPIYKGSYTETLTAGIAAYRAGEAPNILQVFDAGAATIMNAKGVAKPVQDILVESGYNFNSNDYLAGVRNFYADNQGKMVGMPFNSSTPVLYYNKDLLAEVGADAPKTYEELEVVAKKLKTEGHIAFSQSLTPWIMFENFKSRHNLPVADQNNGYDGLSTKIMFNTKDMMMHVSKMKEWSDLGYYKYYGSDWDANQTPFERQEVAMWMGSSGSFGGLRNRVPFELGTTYLPYWKSVNPDAGLTFIGGAALFALNGHDQQQDKGVAAFFDYLTKPETQVYWHKTTGYVPVTTAAYDLAKESGYYNEQPDAEVGVKQLSLESGEWTKGYRLGYYPQIREVMHREFDNIFSDRSSVENSLNKVEDESSKLLKRFARTMN, encoded by the coding sequence ATGAATAAGCTAATTTTGGCAGGCGTTCTTTCTGCAACAGCAGCAATGCCAGCGTTCGCAACGACTCAAGTCACTTGGTGGCACGCAATGGGCGGCCAACTTGGAGAAACCGTAAACAAAATTGCGACCGACTTTAATGCGTCACAAGATGATTACGAGATCACGCCAATCTACAAAGGTTCATACACAGAGACCTTAACAGCAGGTATCGCGGCATACCGAGCAGGTGAAGCACCCAATATTCTACAAGTTTTCGATGCTGGCGCAGCAACCATCATGAATGCGAAAGGCGTCGCGAAACCGGTACAGGATATTTTGGTTGAGTCGGGCTACAACTTTAATTCAAACGACTACCTAGCCGGCGTTCGTAACTTCTATGCAGACAACCAAGGCAAGATGGTTGGTATGCCTTTCAACAGTTCGACACCAGTTCTTTACTACAACAAAGACCTTCTCGCGGAAGTCGGTGCTGACGCGCCCAAAACTTATGAAGAACTAGAAGTCGTTGCTAAAAAGCTGAAGACAGAAGGACACATCGCGTTTTCTCAATCTCTGACGCCGTGGATTATGTTCGAGAACTTTAAATCTCGCCACAATCTTCCGGTCGCGGACCAAAACAACGGCTACGATGGCTTATCCACTAAGATCATGTTCAACACCAAAGACATGATGATGCACGTTAGCAAGATGAAAGAGTGGTCAGACCTAGGTTACTACAAGTATTACGGCAGCGACTGGGATGCAAACCAAACCCCTTTCGAGCGCCAAGAAGTGGCAATGTGGATGGGTTCTTCAGGCTCATTCGGTGGCTTACGTAACCGCGTACCTTTCGAATTAGGCACAACATACCTTCCATACTGGAAATCGGTTAACCCAGATGCTGGCTTAACCTTCATTGGTGGTGCGGCTCTGTTTGCACTCAATGGCCATGACCAACAACAAGACAAAGGTGTCGCAGCGTTCTTTGATTACCTAACTAAGCCTGAAACTCAGGTTTATTGGCATAAGACCACTGGCTATGTACCTGTCACAACCGCTGCATATGACCTAGCGAAAGAGTCTGGCTATTACAACGAACAACCAGACGCAGAAGTGGGCGTCAAGCAGTTAAGCCTAGAATCGGGCGAATGGACTAAGGGTTACCGCTTAGGTTACTACCCTCAGATTCGTGAAGTAATGCATCGTGAATTCGACAACATCTTCTCTGACCGCTCTAGCGTCGAGAACAGCCTCAATAAAGTCGAAGATGAGAGCAGCAAACTGCTGAAACGCTTCGCTCGTACAATGAACTAA
- a CDS encoding ABC transporter permease subunit — MERRQQFFHSPLPYLFLAPQILIIAVFFIYPAAKAVYLSFMLEDPWGTSSLFVWFENYQMLFESSEYLSSIGFTLMFAIVVSFLSLALALLLAVKADNIIHGQGAYKVTLTWVYAVAPAIAGVIGAFLFNPHIGVFTEIFAVVGWDFSFQTDPVDATLALILVSVWKQVSVNFIYFLAGLQSISYAVKEAAMLDCVSDSKRFWTITFPLLAPTGFFLLVINLTYSFFETFGVIDTMTNGGPGGGTTSLVYKVYRDGFVGADLGGSSAQSVVLLLLVLTLTFIQFRVVEKRVHY, encoded by the coding sequence GTGGAACGACGTCAGCAATTCTTTCACTCTCCGCTGCCTTACCTATTTTTGGCGCCTCAGATACTCATCATTGCGGTTTTCTTTATCTACCCTGCAGCAAAGGCGGTTTACCTTTCCTTTATGCTGGAAGACCCTTGGGGCACCTCTTCGCTCTTCGTGTGGTTCGAAAACTATCAAATGCTATTTGAATCGAGCGAGTATCTAAGCTCGATTGGTTTCACCTTAATGTTCGCAATCGTGGTCTCTTTTTTATCGCTTGCCTTAGCGCTGCTGCTCGCCGTAAAAGCCGACAACATCATTCATGGACAAGGGGCTTACAAAGTCACCCTCACTTGGGTATATGCCGTTGCTCCCGCGATTGCAGGCGTTATCGGAGCTTTCCTGTTTAACCCGCACATTGGCGTGTTCACGGAGATATTTGCAGTGGTGGGTTGGGATTTCAGCTTCCAGACCGATCCTGTGGATGCCACGTTGGCTCTGATATTGGTGTCGGTGTGGAAACAAGTTTCGGTGAATTTCATCTACTTTCTGGCTGGGCTTCAATCGATCTCTTACGCCGTAAAAGAAGCGGCGATGCTGGATTGCGTCAGCGACTCAAAACGTTTCTGGACCATTACTTTCCCGCTACTCGCGCCAACTGGATTTTTCCTACTGGTCATCAACCTCACCTACTCGTTCTTTGAAACCTTTGGCGTAATCGACACCATGACCAATGGCGGCCCGGGTGGCGGCACTACGTCGTTAGTGTACAAGGTGTATCGAGATGGGTTTGTTGGCGCAGATTTGGGTGGCAGCTCTGCGCAATCAGTTGTGTTGTTGCTACTGGTGCTCACTCTTACATTTATCCAGTTTCGCGTTGTAGAAAAGCGTGTTCATTACTAG
- the ugpE gene encoding sn-glycerol-3-phosphate ABC transporter permease UgpE, with amino-acid sequence MKSNKVSDHLILIAGMLFMLVPIWLIFASSTHNPNTIVSEGLQWLPGDNFTAIYSEAWNKSMGFSGEVTASKMIANSMIMGLGFAIGKIIISMMAAYALVYFRLPYATAWFWLIFVTLLLPLEVRIIPSYEVVAGLGLLNSYTGLILPLIASATATFFFRQFFKTIPDELLEAAQLDNAGPFRFFVDILLPLSKTMIAAIFIIMFVVGWNQYLWPIMMTTDEGYNTIVMGIKQVLNNINETSLPRYDYVFAMVILAMLPPVLVVVVFQRWFVKGLVESEK; translated from the coding sequence ATGAAAAGTAATAAGGTCTCTGACCACCTAATTTTAATTGCTGGGATGCTGTTTATGTTAGTCCCTATCTGGCTAATCTTCGCCAGCTCAACGCATAACCCGAACACCATTGTCAGCGAAGGCCTGCAATGGCTTCCAGGCGATAACTTTACGGCCATTTATAGCGAAGCTTGGAACAAAAGCATGGGCTTCAGTGGCGAAGTCACCGCCAGCAAAATGATCGCCAACTCAATGATCATGGGGTTAGGTTTTGCGATCGGTAAGATCATCATTTCGATGATGGCGGCGTATGCTTTGGTTTATTTTAGACTGCCTTATGCGACAGCTTGGTTCTGGTTGATCTTCGTAACCCTGCTGCTGCCATTAGAAGTGCGCATTATCCCCTCCTATGAAGTTGTCGCAGGGCTTGGGCTGCTTAATAGCTATACAGGATTGATTCTACCTCTGATCGCATCCGCCACCGCGACCTTCTTTTTTAGGCAGTTCTTCAAAACCATTCCCGATGAATTATTAGAAGCCGCACAATTAGACAACGCAGGCCCGTTTCGATTCTTTGTCGACATCTTACTGCCACTGTCTAAAACCATGATCGCCGCTATCTTCATCATCATGTTTGTAGTGGGTTGGAACCAATATCTTTGGCCAATCATGATGACCACGGACGAAGGCTACAACACCATCGTGATGGGCATCAAACAAGTACTCAACAACATCAATGAAACCAGTTTACCGCGCTACGACTATGTTTTTGCCATGGTGATTTTAGCCATGTTGCCACCCGTTTTAGTGGTGGTTGTATTTCAGCGTTGGTTTGTAAAAGGGCTAGTAGAAAGTGAAAAATAA
- the ugpC gene encoding sn-glycerol-3-phosphate ABC transporter ATP-binding protein UgpC, which yields MKNNNDTNQMNDNRIQSLDEYKMSHPASPQKSEDTPMPKLKQTLGHTQATHNHTHKAATMLSIKNLVKTYENGHRAVKDVSLDIKKGEFLVLVGPSGCGKSSILRSIAGLESISGGEIHLGGRRVDNEKPALRDIAMVFQNYALYPHMTVYKNLAYGLKNRGVSQHVIEEKIEKVAKTLKIEEYLDRKPAKLSGGQRQRVAMGRAIVRDPQLFLFDEPLSNLDASLRAHMRLEIKKLQRELGVTSVYVTHDQVEAMTLADRIVVLKKGQIKQVGTPREVYHQPASTFVASFIGSPAMNFLTATLDDGYLEIGDQQMYLPEYAHVKDATITLGIRPEHSEVCSELKMNTLPLELRISVVEPLGPNQLVHGLVNDQPFIAVTPETTLCQVLPLGLSIDKSNLHIFDGRGKRIQPNNFTSQELHEETTSLTTALA from the coding sequence GTGAAAAATAATAACGACACAAATCAAATGAACGATAACCGCATTCAATCACTCGATGAGTACAAGATGTCTCACCCAGCTTCTCCGCAAAAATCAGAGGACACCCCGATGCCAAAGTTAAAACAAACGTTAGGGCACACCCAAGCCACTCACAACCATACGCACAAAGCAGCTACCATGTTAAGCATCAAAAACTTGGTAAAGACTTATGAGAACGGTCATCGTGCAGTGAAAGATGTCTCGCTTGATATCAAAAAAGGTGAGTTCCTTGTATTGGTTGGTCCTTCGGGCTGCGGCAAGTCTTCAATTCTGCGTTCTATCGCAGGCTTGGAAAGCATCTCTGGCGGTGAGATTCACTTGGGTGGTCGTCGTGTTGATAACGAAAAACCGGCACTGCGTGATATCGCCATGGTCTTTCAGAATTACGCGCTCTACCCTCACATGACGGTGTATAAAAACTTGGCTTATGGTTTAAAAAACCGAGGTGTCAGCCAACATGTGATTGAAGAGAAGATTGAGAAAGTCGCCAAGACACTCAAAATCGAAGAGTACCTAGACCGCAAACCAGCAAAACTTTCTGGTGGCCAACGCCAGCGTGTTGCCATGGGACGTGCGATCGTACGCGACCCTCAACTGTTCCTGTTTGATGAGCCTTTATCTAACCTCGATGCCTCGCTGCGCGCTCACATGAGATTAGAAATCAAAAAGCTACAACGCGAGCTAGGCGTGACCAGTGTTTACGTGACTCACGACCAAGTCGAAGCCATGACACTAGCCGATAGAATCGTGGTTCTCAAAAAAGGTCAGATAAAACAAGTTGGCACACCAAGAGAAGTCTACCACCAGCCTGCCAGTACCTTTGTGGCAAGCTTCATTGGCAGCCCCGCGATGAACTTCTTAACTGCCACGCTCGATGATGGCTATCTTGAAATCGGCGATCAACAAATGTATCTGCCAGAGTACGCTCACGTTAAAGATGCGACTATCACGCTTGGCATTCGCCCTGAACACTCTGAGGTTTGTTCCGAATTGAAGATGAACACCTTGCCTCTCGAACTGCGTATCAGTGTGGTTGAGCCGTTGGGGCCGAATCAATTAGTTCATGGCCTTGTTAACGACCAACCCTTTATCGCCGTCACGCCAGAAACGACACTATGCCAAGTACTGCCGCTCGGATTAAGCATCGATAAATCCAACCTACATATTTTTGATGGCCGCGGGAAGCGTATTCAGCCGAATAACTTCACCTCACAAGAGTTACACGAAGAGACAACAAGCTTAACGACGGCTCTAGCTTAA
- a CDS encoding glycerophosphodiester phosphodiesterase family protein: MSSIIVGHRGVAGTHPENTKASIEQAAKLGLKWIEVDIQPTQDDQLVVCHDHTLERCSDGKGRVDEHTLAELRQLDFGSWKSEQFAGEKILTLEELLALVEQYDLSVNLEIKVDSRHQAPHVVDLLHSELIRSNLDTDRVLLSSFSHQVVAEMARHLPRYRVGVITEQLTQDDLLLINEVEAFSCHMNYEHVIQSDLDTLSEANIQTWCYTVNDSSRFEFLSNVDAVFTDFPNKFSSIN, encoded by the coding sequence ATGTCGTCTATCATCGTAGGTCATCGGGGTGTAGCTGGTACTCACCCGGAAAATACCAAAGCAAGCATTGAACAAGCCGCTAAACTCGGTTTGAAATGGATTGAAGTAGATATTCAGCCAACTCAGGATGATCAACTTGTGGTTTGTCATGACCACACTCTTGAGCGCTGCAGCGATGGCAAAGGGCGTGTTGATGAACATACCCTTGCCGAATTGCGTCAGCTCGATTTTGGTAGTTGGAAGTCTGAGCAATTCGCTGGAGAGAAAATACTGACGTTGGAAGAGTTACTCGCTCTTGTTGAGCAGTACGATCTCAGCGTTAACTTGGAGATCAAAGTCGATAGCCGACACCAAGCACCTCATGTGGTGGATCTGCTGCATTCAGAACTGATTCGTTCAAACCTCGATACCGACCGAGTGCTGCTTTCAAGCTTCAGCCATCAAGTGGTTGCTGAAATGGCTCGTCACCTGCCAAGATATCGCGTTGGTGTGATCACAGAGCAATTAACGCAAGACGATTTACTGCTGATTAATGAAGTAGAAGCGTTCAGCTGCCACATGAATTACGAACACGTGATTCAAAGCGATCTTGATACGCTCAGCGAAGCGAACATTCAAACATGGTGCTACACCGTAAACGATTCATCTCGCTTCGAATTTCTCTCAAATGTGGACGCGGTATTCACTGATTTTCCAAATAAATTCAGCTCGATAAATTGA
- a CDS encoding sulfite exporter TauE/SafE family protein: MDLIFSPTFPILGAIFIFAAIVRGFSGFGFTLVALPLSALFVPVIELVPVFMLIDLLGNVQLLPKVRKHVNWRWVSKVFIPCFAFTPVGLLLLKSVSQDTIILIISAFIFASALMIYKGFQYKSEPRFAPYILGSLAGIMNGAASMSGPPVGTHALASPVAPHIARAGLIAFFVLADSSAFVSASIAGLVDRDVVWLTLVLLPSSMFGGYVGSKLFERFGGEKFKPVTIALLIVIAIFSAGRVLL, translated from the coding sequence ATGGATCTCATTTTTAGTCCAACTTTCCCAATTTTGGGTGCAATCTTCATTTTCGCCGCTATTGTTCGTGGCTTCTCAGGATTCGGTTTCACCTTAGTGGCATTGCCATTAAGTGCGTTGTTCGTGCCTGTTATCGAACTGGTTCCTGTTTTCATGTTGATCGACCTACTCGGCAATGTTCAATTGCTGCCTAAGGTTCGAAAGCACGTTAACTGGCGCTGGGTTTCAAAGGTATTTATCCCTTGTTTTGCCTTCACACCTGTTGGCTTACTTCTGCTTAAATCGGTTAGCCAAGACACGATCATCTTGATCATCAGTGCCTTCATCTTTGCGTCTGCACTCATGATATACAAAGGTTTTCAGTATAAAAGCGAACCAAGATTTGCTCCTTATATTCTAGGCAGCCTTGCTGGGATCATGAATGGCGCGGCGTCGATGTCTGGGCCTCCAGTTGGCACACATGCCTTGGCAAGCCCAGTTGCTCCTCACATTGCTAGAGCTGGCCTGATTGCCTTCTTCGTGTTGGCGGATTCGAGTGCGTTTGTCTCAGCATCCATCGCTGGATTGGTCGATCGTGATGTGGTTTGGCTGACTCTTGTGCTCTTGCCAAGCAGTATGTTTGGCGGCTATGTGGGTTCTAAGTTGTTCGAGAGATTTGGTGGAGAGAAGTTCAAGCCCGTGACTATTGCGCTGCTTATCGTGATTGCTATTTTCAGTGCAGGCCGAGTCTTATTGTAA
- a CDS encoding L,D-transpeptidase family protein yields the protein MRRFLPLTLCMLLSSSLIYSVTVSATDTPQYVPSPEAKKVVVEKIVSDATAIETIVFESAPSHSQRVSTSSSSSSSGSKSQHVIIVDDVLNHDSDKQVAQLSQGSSKRPPQSSSRQFYNVPDDVPEIDPLLQVVTLVKVDKSKRRMYLMKGDEVIQEFRIALGKQPKGHKRFEGDNRTPEGEYQLDYVMEESDFYRSVHINYPQPSDRQWAENNDVDPGGNIKIHGIKNGERRSPSFIQSFDWTDGCIALTNQDMDEFIQLVKMGTPIHIEW from the coding sequence GTGCGTCGTTTTTTGCCTTTAACACTGTGCATGCTTTTATCGAGTTCGCTGATTTATTCAGTGACGGTATCTGCTACCGATACCCCACAATATGTTCCGTCACCGGAAGCGAAAAAGGTTGTGGTTGAAAAAATAGTGTCTGACGCGACCGCGATTGAAACCATTGTGTTTGAGTCTGCACCTTCCCACTCTCAGCGCGTATCAACGTCTTCTTCGTCCTCTTCATCAGGCTCAAAATCCCAACATGTGATTATTGTCGATGATGTGCTTAACCATGATTCAGATAAACAGGTAGCTCAGCTTTCTCAAGGCTCATCAAAGCGCCCACCTCAAAGCTCATCTCGACAGTTTTATAATGTTCCGGACGATGTCCCAGAGATCGATCCATTGCTGCAAGTGGTTACCTTAGTCAAAGTGGATAAGTCGAAACGTAGAATGTATCTGATGAAAGGGGATGAGGTGATTCAGGAGTTTCGTATTGCACTCGGCAAGCAACCAAAAGGGCATAAACGCTTTGAAGGGGACAACCGAACACCTGAAGGGGAATACCAACTCGACTATGTGATGGAAGAGTCGGATTTCTATCGCTCAGTACATATCAACTACCCTCAACCTTCGGATAGACAGTGGGCAGAAAACAATGATGTCGACCCTGGTGGGAACATCAAAATCCACGGTATCAAAAATGGTGAGCGTCGTTCACCGAGCTTTATTCAAAGCTTTGATTGGACCGATGGCTGTATTGCACTAACTAATCAAGACATGGATGAGTTTATCCAACTCGTAAAAATGGGTACCCCTATCCACATCGAATGGTAG